A window of the Lolium perenne isolate Kyuss_39 chromosome 7, Kyuss_2.0, whole genome shotgun sequence genome harbors these coding sequences:
- the LOC127314632 gene encoding F-box protein PP2-B10, with amino-acid sequence MDTIGMATAMEKTTRFDDLPVGCVAHVLALTSPRDVCRCAAVSPSFRDAAESDTVWERFLPADYLAILLRSGSGRLPPPSSKKEAYLRLSDSGVLVIDSSDTAVWLARGSGAKCVALPARKLSLPWDDGEFSWRWTSHPLSRFPEVAQLVGCTGLDIYGRLPASALTPATDYAAYLVFGVADEGHRGLSFPDQETTVAVGGRAASSHAVCLCPDEGEARKFSGVAHADGVRRPERRDDGWSEMEMGRLRVDETVVAEEEVVVSFEVLGWYPKCGLVVEAVKFRPL; translated from the exons atggacaccattggcatggCGACGGCGATGGAGAAGACTACCCGATTCGACGACCTCCCGGTGGGCTGCGTGGCGCACGTGCTGGCGCTCACCTCCCCACGCGACGTCTGCCGCTGCGCTGCCGTGTCACCGTCCTTCCGCGACGCCGCCGAGTCCGACACCGTCTGGGAGCGCTTCCTCCCGGCGGACTACCTCGCTATCCTCCTGCGCTCCGGCTCCGGCCGcctgccgccgccgtcgtctaAGAAGGAGGCCTACCTACGCCTCTCTGACAGCGGCGTCCTGGTCATAGACAGCAGCGACACGGCGGTGTGGCTGGCGAGGGGGAGCGGGGCCAAGTGCGTGGCGCTGCCGGCGAGGAAGCTGAGCCTGCCGTGGGACGACGGCGAGTTCAGCTGGAGATGGACGTCTCACCCGCTCTCCAG GTTCCCGGAGGTGGCGCAGCTGGTGGGCTGCACGGGCCTGGACATCTACGGCCGGCTCCCGGCATCGGCGCTGACGCCGGCCACCGACTACGCGGCTTACCTGGTGTTCGGCGTGGCCGACGAAGGCCACCGCGGCCTGAGCTTCCCGGACCAGGAGACGACGGTGGCGGTCGGAGGCCGTGCGGCCTCCAGCCACGCCGTGTGCCTCTGTCCGGACGAGGGGGAGGCACGCAAGTTCAGTGGCGTGGCTCACGCGGACGGCGTGAGGCGGCCGGAGCGACGGGACGACGGATGGTCGGAGATGGAGATGGGGCGGCTGCGTGTGGATGAGACCGTGGTGgccgaggaggaggtggtggtcagCTTCGAGGTGCTGGGGTGGTACCCCAAGTGTGGGCTCGTCGTCGAGGCCGTCAAGTTTAGGCCACTCTGA